One Coffea arabica cultivar ET-39 chromosome 5c, Coffea Arabica ET-39 HiFi, whole genome shotgun sequence DNA window includes the following coding sequences:
- the LOC113743491 gene encoding heat shock 70 kDa protein 17, which yields MPARKGNTMMLFRLGIVLSLFLSCFLSPSQSAVCSIDLGSESLKVAVVNLKPGQAPISIAINEMSKRKTPSLVAFHSGTRLIGEEASNLLARYPNKVYSHLRDLVAKPYGVAKKLLESSYLNYRIVPESSRGVAFIETGEEEDGKYTAEELVAMLLKYAVGLAETHVKGKVKDCVLTVPPYMGVPERNGLLAAAELAGINVLALVNEHSGAALQYGIDKDFSNGSRHVIFYDMGASSTYSALVYFSAYNAKEFGKTVSINQFQVKDVRWDAELGGQSMELRLVEYLADEFNKQLGTGFDIRTAPKAMAKLKKQVKRTKEILSANTVAPISVESLYDDRDFRSSISREKFEELCADIWEKALTPLKEVFEHSGLKTEEIHGVELIGGATRVPKLQAKLQEYLGRKELHKHLDADEAIVLGASLHAANLSDGIKLNRKLGMIDGSSYGFVLDLDGPDLLSDESTRQLIVPRMKKLPSKMFRSIIHSKDFDASLAYESEGLVPPGATSLTFAQYAVSGLTDASEKYASRNLSSPIKANLHFYLSRSGTFSLERADAVVEITEWVEVPRKNLTVDNTTSAIGNISVEADSKNASEESNDKLQGDDGITGTSNATISDNNTTDLGTEKKLKKRTFRVPLKIVEKTTGPALSLSKESFADAQHKLEILDKKDEERKRTAELKNNLEGYIYNTREKLESEEFEKISSSQERQSFSEKLEEVQEWLYTDGEDATAAEFQERLDMLKAIGGPIFFRYDELTARPAALEYARKYLTELQQIILKWETEKTWLPRERIDEVRSMAEKVKNWFNDKEAEQKKTSLFSKPVFTSEEVYGKIFDLQDKVASVNRIPKPKPKVEKPVKNETESTGENSNSTNSSSEETSQNGQTAGASENSTDETEATGPEAHDEL from the exons ATGCCGGCGAGGAAAGGGAACACGATGATGTTATTCCGGTTAGGAATCGTCCTATCCTTGTTCTTATCATGTTTCCTGTCGCCTTCCCAATCGGCAGTATGCAGCATAGATCTAGGTTCCGAATCCCTAAAAGTTGCCGTCGTTAACCTCAAACCAGGTCAAGCTCCGATTTCGATCGCGATTAACGAGATGTCCAAACGGAAGACTCCTTCGCTCGTCGCATTTCACTCCGGCACCCGATTAATCGGCGAAGAAGCTTCCAATCTCCTCGCTCGATACCCTAACAAAGTCTACTCCCACCTCCGGGACCTCGTCGCCAAGCCGTACGGCGTAGCGAAGAAGCTTTTGGAGTCATCGTACTTAAATTACCGAATTGTCCCCGAAAGTTCCAGGGGCGTGGCGTTTATTGAGACTGGTGAGGAGGAGGATGGGAAGTACACGGCGGAGGAGTTGGTGGCGATGTTGTTGAAGTACGCCGTGGGGTTGGCGGAAACGCATGTTAAGGGTAAAGTCAAGGACTGCGTGTTGACTGTGCCGCCTTACATGGGGGTGCCGGAGAGGAATGGGCTGCTGGCGGCGGCCGAGCTGGCTGGGATCAACGTGCTGGCTCTGGTGAATGAGCATTCCGGGGCGGCGTTGCAGTACGGGATTGATAAAGATTTTTCCAACGGGTCGAGGCATGTGATTTTCTATGATATGGGGGCTAGCAGTACTTATTCTGCCCTGGTGTATTTTTCGGCATATAATGCTAAAGAGTTTGGGAAGACGGTGTCAATTAACCAATTTCAG GTGAAGGATGTTAGATGGGATGCGGAACTTGGAGGTCAAAGTATGGAATTAAGATTGGTGGAGTACCTTGCAGATGAGTTCAATAAACAGCTTGGAACAGGGTTCGATATCAGGACAGCTCCTAAGGCAATGGCTAAATTGAAAAAGCAGGTTAAACGCACCAAAGAAATTCTTAGTGCGAATACGGTGGCCCCAATATCAGTTGAATCTCTCTATGATGATCGTGATTTTAG GAGCTCAATAAGTCGTGAGAAATTTGAAGAGCTTTGTGCTGATATTTGGGAGAAAGCTCTTACCCCATTGAAAGAAGTTTTTGAGCATTCTGGTTTAAAAACTGAAGAGATACATGGGGTGGAGTTGATTGGAGGTGCTACTCGGGTGCCAAAATTGCAG GCTAAGCTCCAGGAATACCTGGGTAGGAAAGAACTGCACAAGCATTTGGATGCTGATGAAGCTATTGTTCTTGGTGCCTCACTACATGCTGCAAATTTGAGTGATGGAATCAAATTGAATCGTAAGCTAGGGATGATTGATGGATCTTCATATGGATTCGTTCTTGATTTAGATGGCCCTGATCTTTTGAGTGATGAAAGCACTAGACAGTTAATTGTGCCCCGCATGAAGAAGCTTCCTAGTAAA ATGTTCAGGTCTATTATCCACAGCAAAGATTTTGATGCTTCACTTGCATATGAGAGTGAAGGTTTGGTGCCTCCTGGTGCTACTTCTCTCACGTTTGCTCAGTATGCTGTGTCAGGTCTTACTGATGCCAGTGAAAA GTACGCATCACGGAATCTTTCCTCCCCAATTAAGGCAAATCTACATTTCTATCTTAGTAGAAGTGGAACATTTAGCTTGGAGCGAGCAGATGCTGTTGTTGAAATAACTGAATGGGTGGAAGTTCCTAGAAAGAATCTTACAGTGGACAACACAACATCAGCTATTGGTAACATATCTGTTGAAGCTGATTCTAAGAATGCTTCAGAAGAAAGCAATGACAAATTGCAGGGGGATGATGGAATCACTGGCACATCCAATGCAACCATATCGGACAATAATACAACAGATCTTGGTACAGAAAAGAAACTAAAGAAGAGGACCTTCCGAGTTCCGCTAAAG ATAGTTGAGAAAACAACAGGGCCAGCATTGTCTCTTTCGAAAGAGTCATTTGCGGATGCTCAACATAAACTGGAAATACTGGACAAAAAGgatgaagaaaggaaaagaactGCAGAGTTGAAAAACAATTTGGAAGGCTACATATATAACACCAGGGAAAAG CTTGAATCCGaggaatttgaaaaaatttcttCTAGCCAAGAACGCCAATCCTTTTCTGAAAAACTTGAAGAG GTGCAAGAATGGTTGTATACTGATGGTGAAGATGCTACGGCCGCTGAATTCCAAGAACGTTTGGATATGCTTAAAGCTATTGGAGGACCTATATTCTTTAG ATATGATGAGCTCACTGCACGACCTGCTGCATTGGAATATGCTCGAAAGTACCTCACTGAGCTGCAACAG ATTATCCTCAAATGGGAAACAGAAAAAACGTGGCTTCCAAGAGAGAGAATAGATGAG GTTCGGAGCATGGCTGAGAAGGTGAAAAATTGGTTCAATGACAAGGAGGCTGAGCAGAAGAA GACATCTTTATTTAGCAAGCCAGTATTCACATCTGAAGAAGTATATGGGAAAATATTTGATCTTCAAGATAAG GTTGCTAGTGTCAATAGAATTCCCAAGCCAAAGCCAAAAGTTGAGAAGCCAGTGAAAAATGAGACAGAGAGCACGGGcgaaaattcaaattcaacaaattcATCTTCCGAGGAGACCTCACAAAATGGCCAAACTGCAGGAGCTTCAGAGAACTCAACTGATGAAACGGAAGCTACTGGACCTGAGGCTCACGATGAATTGTAA